The Acanthopagrus latus isolate v.2019 chromosome 13, fAcaLat1.1, whole genome shotgun sequence genome contains a region encoding:
- the cxadr gene encoding coxsackievirus and adenovirus receptor homolog, whose protein sequence is MELSFARFCCVLLSLFAGLASGLEITSTGQTSIEKASGQGVKLDCQFTLAPEDSGPLDIEWSLLSSDNQKEDKVVILYSGDRAYEDYYEPMKGRVHFNSADPKNGDASINLTGLKSSDSGTYQCKVKKAPGIRSRKMLLIVMVKPSKPRCYAEGPTQEGKDIVLRCTSSEGTNPLQYSWEKTSDNKLLPASAVLDPVGGTINVKNASASASGTYRCISSNRVGTEDCILYLNVTPPPNTAGIIAGAIIAVLLILIIIAIILFCCCRARHRKKYEKEICNEIREDVPPPKSRVSTARSFTVGSQRSSLGSMSPSNLHEYALKPQYDKIPSSEDYERPPSHAPLPPPNAAKMAGPNLSRMGAIPVMIPAQNRDGSIV, encoded by the exons GTTTGGCCTCTGGCCTGGAGATCACATCTACGGGGCAGACATCGATAGAGAAGGCCAGTGGTCAGGGTGTGAAGCTGGACTGTCAGTTCACTCTGGCCCCTGAAGATTCTGGACCACTGGATATTGAGTGGAGCTTGTTATCCTCTGACAACCAGAAAGAAGACAAAGTG GTGATCCTGTACTCAGGTGACAGAGCCTACGAGGACTACTATGAACCCATGAAGGGCCGAGTCCATTTCAACTCAGCTGACCCCAAAAATGGTGACGCCTCCATCAATCTGACGGGGCTGAAGTCGTCGGACTCAGGCACCTACCAGTGTAAGGTGAAGAAGGCTCCTGGTATCCGCAGCAGGAAGATGCTGCTGATTGTCATGG TTAAGCCATCCAAGCCCAGGTGCTATGCCGAAGGCCCCACGCAGGAAGGCAAAGATATTGTGCTGAGGTGCACATCTAGTGAGGGCACCAACCCCCTGCAGTACAGCTGGGAGAAGACCAGTGACAACAAGCTGTTGCCTGCCTCAGCTGTGTTGG ATCCTGTGGGAGGCACCATTAACGTGAAGAACGCATCTGCCAGCGCATCTGGCACCTACCGCTGCATTTCCAGCAACCGTGTTGGCACTGAGGACTGTATACTATATCTCAATGTGACACCTC CCCCCAACACTGCAGGCATCATCGCAGGAGCCATAATTGCTGTACTCCTGATCCTCATCATTATCGCCATCATCCTCTTCTGCTGTTGCCGTGCGCGTCACAGGAAGAAGTACGAGAAGGAGATCTGCAATGAGATCAG agaGGATGTGCCTCCTCCTAAGAGTCGTGTTTCGACAGCGCGCAGTTTCACGGTGGGCAGCCAGCGCTCCTCGCTGGGGTCCATGTCGCCTTCCAACCTGCATGAGTATGCCCTGAAGCCTCAGTATGACAAGATTCCCTCATCAGAGGACTACGAGAGGCCTCCGAGCCATGCCCCTCTGCCCCCACCAAATGCTGCCAAAATGGCCGGCCCCAATCTCAGCCGCATGGGAGCCATCCCGGTCATGATCCCTGCCCAGAACAGGGACGGCTCAATTGTCTAG